A single genomic interval of Halalkalibaculum roseum harbors:
- a CDS encoding AMP-dependent synthetase/ligase: protein MPTVVAFETISELFTSLSKKYRNTDKVAFGRKPNPDGEYETIDWKEVTEDVKNLAAYMVEHGIEAGDRVAILSENRYEWAVIDLALQIIGGVNVSLYTSLPPNQCEYILRDSEAKLFFASTGIQVKKAIKVFENCENLNRVVAIDQPKVEEYMEEPYLTLFDKVMAEGMKLYPKQEEEINERIKAIEPEDLATLIYTSGTTGKPKGAMLTHRNIVSNIKAAHQHIDIYENDRCLSFLPLCHAFERTAGFYAMMAGGAEIFYAESVDTVAKNMTEVNPSIIISVPRLFEKIYNLVTKSVEEGTAVKQKIFNWAFEVGRKYAEGKRGLVALQKNLADRLVFNKLKERTGGNIRFFVSGGAALPAEIGHFFMAAGLNILEGYGLTETSPIMCANKYGDERMGTVGQVLNGITVGIQRLEDGKIIAEVSGEDYPTDISSEAGEILCKGPNVMKGYWKNDEATREMIDEDEWLHTGDVGRFVDGNLQITDRIKHMIVNAGGKNIYPGPIEDLFKTSKWVDQLVVVGERQAYMAALIVPDFELLKSHAKSNNIAYDSIEDLINSESIQSIYRKEIRSYSKELASHEKIRDFRLVPNEFTVESGELTPTLKVKRRIIEDKYSDLIEDIFADSK from the coding sequence ATGCCAACTGTAGTAGCTTTTGAAACTATTTCCGAGCTCTTTACCAGTTTGTCAAAAAAATACCGCAACACCGATAAAGTTGCCTTCGGACGAAAGCCGAATCCCGATGGTGAGTATGAAACCATAGACTGGAAGGAAGTTACCGAAGATGTTAAGAACCTGGCGGCATATATGGTTGAGCATGGCATTGAAGCGGGTGACAGGGTAGCTATCTTAAGTGAAAACAGGTATGAATGGGCGGTCATCGATCTGGCCTTGCAGATAATTGGAGGCGTCAACGTATCGCTTTATACATCACTGCCGCCCAATCAGTGCGAATATATTCTCAGGGATTCCGAAGCTAAGTTGTTTTTTGCCTCTACAGGTATACAGGTCAAGAAAGCTATTAAAGTATTTGAAAATTGTGAGAATCTGAATAGGGTTGTGGCTATTGACCAGCCTAAGGTGGAAGAGTACATGGAAGAGCCTTACTTGACACTATTTGATAAGGTCATGGCCGAAGGAATGAAGCTCTATCCCAAACAGGAGGAGGAGATAAATGAGCGCATTAAAGCTATTGAACCGGAGGACCTGGCAACTCTGATCTATACGTCGGGTACCACCGGGAAGCCCAAGGGTGCTATGCTAACCCATCGCAATATCGTCAGTAACATCAAGGCGGCACATCAACACATCGATATTTATGAAAATGATCGCTGCCTTTCCTTTTTGCCATTGTGCCATGCCTTTGAACGCACTGCTGGTTTTTATGCGATGATGGCCGGCGGCGCGGAGATCTTTTATGCGGAAAGCGTTGATACCGTTGCAAAAAATATGACGGAGGTGAATCCCTCTATCATCATCAGTGTGCCCCGGCTCTTTGAAAAGATATACAATCTTGTCACCAAGAGTGTGGAAGAAGGGACCGCCGTCAAACAGAAAATCTTCAATTGGGCTTTTGAAGTAGGCAGGAAATATGCGGAAGGAAAACGCGGTTTGGTCGCTCTTCAAAAGAATCTGGCTGACAGGCTGGTTTTCAATAAGTTGAAAGAGAGAACGGGAGGAAATATCAGATTTTTTGTTTCCGGAGGCGCAGCCTTGCCTGCTGAAATAGGACATTTCTTTATGGCAGCGGGTCTTAATATTCTGGAAGGTTACGGATTGACTGAGACATCTCCGATCATGTGTGCCAATAAATACGGCGATGAGAGAATGGGTACTGTTGGGCAGGTACTTAACGGCATCACGGTAGGTATTCAGCGATTAGAAGATGGTAAAATCATTGCCGAGGTCAGCGGGGAGGATTATCCAACCGATATCAGTTCAGAAGCGGGTGAAATATTGTGCAAAGGTCCGAATGTGATGAAAGGATACTGGAAAAATGACGAAGCTACCCGTGAAATGATTGATGAAGACGAGTGGCTTCACACCGGTGATGTTGGGCGTTTCGTAGACGGGAACCTTCAAATTACGGATCGCATTAAACATATGATTGTAAATGCCGGCGGTAAGAATATCTATCCCGGTCCGATTGAAGATCTATTTAAAACCAGCAAATGGGTTGATCAGCTTGTGGTAGTAGGCGAGAGGCAGGCTTATATGGCGGCACTGATTGTTCCTGATTTTGAACTGTTAAAATCACATGCAAAATCGAATAACATCGCATACGATTCTATCGAAGACCTCATCAACAGTGAGAGTATTCAGTCGATCTACCGCAAGGAGATAAGAAGCTACTCAAAAGAGCTGGCCTCACATGAGAAGATCAGGGATTTCCGGTTGGTACCGAACGAGTTTACGGTAGAATCGGGAGAGCTCACGCCCACGCTGAAAGTCAAGAGGCGAATAATTGAGGATAAGTATAGTGATCTGATCGAGGATATTTTTGCTGACTCAAAATAA
- a CDS encoding TIGR00730 family Rossman fold protein — protein MSIKRVCVFCGSSSGTNGTFTEETRALGKRLTEHNIELVYGGGSVGLMNVIANTVLTYGGKAHGVIPDHLMQWEVGHTNLTALHVTDSMHERKAMMAELSDAFIALPGGYGTLEELMEAITWLQLKIHKKPVILYNIDGYYDKLIDFIEHAKESGFIDGKNKTLLHSVDNLEDCMRCLGFN, from the coding sequence ATGAGCATTAAGAGAGTTTGTGTCTTCTGTGGATCCAGTTCCGGTACCAATGGTACTTTTACGGAAGAAACCCGCGCTTTAGGTAAAAGACTTACTGAGCATAATATTGAACTGGTGTACGGCGGGGGCTCTGTGGGACTGATGAATGTGATTGCCAACACAGTGCTGACCTATGGAGGTAAAGCACATGGGGTCATTCCCGACCACCTGATGCAATGGGAAGTCGGCCATACTAACCTGACTGCCCTTCATGTTACCGACTCCATGCATGAGCGCAAAGCGATGATGGCTGAGCTTTCCGATGCCTTCATTGCCCTCCCCGGCGGATATGGCACACTCGAGGAATTGATGGAGGCCATCACCTGGCTGCAACTCAAGATCCATAAGAAACCGGTGATTCTTTACAACATTGACGGGTATTATGATAAGCTGATTGACTTCATTGAACACGCTAAAGAATCAGGTTTTATTGATGGCAAAAACAAAACCCTTCTTCACTCAGTTGACAACCTTGAAGATTGTATGCGCTGCCTGGGCTTCAATTAG
- a CDS encoding DUF1499 domain-containing protein has protein sequence MAITFFFSGSTSDDFDQSEDRRNLLPPCPDSPNCVRFTTSYNEKPETVFNAAKSVIQDMGAVELKTLEEPLRLNAVFRVFIYKDDFIVLIEEEASASHLHIRSASRVGYSDLGVNRRRVKRFIRKLEKELK, from the coding sequence ATGGCTATTACATTCTTTTTTAGCGGCTCCACTTCCGATGATTTTGATCAAAGCGAAGATAGGCGCAATCTACTACCGCCCTGTCCTGACTCACCCAATTGTGTTAGGTTTACTACGTCTTATAATGAAAAACCGGAAACTGTTTTCAATGCAGCTAAATCGGTTATTCAAGACATGGGAGCTGTAGAACTGAAAACACTGGAGGAACCGCTTCGCCTCAATGCGGTGTTCAGGGTGTTTATCTACAAGGATGATTTTATTGTGTTGATAGAAGAGGAGGCATCAGCTAGTCATCTGCACATCCGAAGCGCCAGCAGGGTCGGCTACAGTGATCTCGGGGTAAACCGGAGAAGAGTGAAGCGCTTCATTAGGAAACTGGAGAAAGAACTAAAATAA
- a CDS encoding serine/threonine-protein kinase, which produces MPSSYLHYDIIEKLGEGGMGLVYLAKDTKLNRYVALKFLPRHISNDEIERKRFRQEAQSAAFLNHPNIAQVYAIEEVDDQLFIVLEYIEGKELKELVEEETLTVDEKWELALEIAQGINAAHKKGIVHRDIKSRNIMINESGTAKIMDFGLARMEGADRITKTGTTIGTTAYMAPEQLTGEEIDMRSDIWSYGVVLYELFTKSLPFDGAYEPAIMYAITENDPVPISDHQKEVPERIVHVIERCLEKNRTYRYQTFEEVLNDLISEKTTPVKRPHQTTSKKNAASKDYTGYLVAAVAAAVLLLAFIYISRDTNLNLTGNSIPDKKYLAVLPIENIGEDPDLQVLSVGLAETFSYRLSELEKYEESYWVTPAGEIRKENVRSATQAHKIFGVNLAISSTIQAFGDSTRLILELVDADNIRRLETVQIVVASENLASLEKDGIKAMLAMLDIQINPEINQTINQGDTSDPEAYEYYLRGRAALQMYNSPDSLKQAVELFKKSIALDPEFTLGYSGLGESYWRLYQDTGEVPYVSQAEDALNEALELNENLAQVQMLLGLLKSGTGNYREAEKIFEKALEMDPKHTPALRGLAGVYAEMGDPKKAVETYRKAIDLKPEYWEGHKGLAIHYLSTGDFENAIKEFTMVTRLTPDNSSAYSNLGAAYLYNGENDRAREMFVKSMSLEKNSAAANNLAYLYFTGGKYQQAAEMYEVVLQDYPNRYQYWGNLAVAYEYSGEEKKSEEAYLTAIDRAKDQLEVNPRNAEVLADLGAYYSDVKDTTQSLEFMRRALNVDSENIMVRERAVSTYESLGMREEALKWINASIITTIETQPELQDLIKDPRFRELAEKFKE; this is translated from the coding sequence ATGCCGTCATCATATCTGCACTATGATATCATAGAAAAGCTGGGCGAAGGCGGCATGGGCCTCGTTTATTTGGCCAAAGATACCAAGCTGAATCGCTACGTAGCCTTGAAGTTTTTGCCAAGGCACATTTCAAACGATGAAATTGAACGAAAGCGCTTCAGGCAGGAAGCTCAGTCAGCTGCTTTTCTAAACCATCCCAACATTGCCCAGGTCTATGCCATTGAAGAGGTTGATGACCAGCTTTTTATTGTATTGGAGTACATTGAGGGTAAAGAACTTAAAGAACTGGTTGAAGAGGAAACTCTTACGGTAGATGAAAAGTGGGAGCTGGCGCTGGAAATTGCACAGGGAATCAACGCCGCCCATAAGAAGGGGATTGTTCACCGTGATATTAAGTCTCGGAACATTATGATCAATGAGTCGGGAACAGCTAAAATTATGGATTTCGGATTAGCCAGGATGGAAGGTGCTGATCGAATCACCAAGACAGGGACTACCATCGGTACTACGGCTTATATGGCACCCGAACAGCTGACCGGTGAGGAAATCGACATGCGCTCTGATATTTGGTCTTACGGTGTGGTGCTGTATGAACTCTTTACGAAGTCTCTTCCCTTTGATGGTGCCTATGAGCCGGCCATCATGTACGCTATCACTGAAAATGATCCGGTACCAATTTCAGATCACCAAAAAGAGGTTCCTGAAAGAATTGTCCATGTAATTGAGCGATGCCTTGAGAAAAATAGAACATACCGGTATCAAACATTTGAAGAAGTGTTGAATGATCTCATTTCTGAAAAAACCACTCCTGTTAAAAGGCCGCATCAGACCACTTCAAAGAAGAATGCTGCAAGTAAAGACTACACCGGTTATCTCGTAGCAGCTGTTGCTGCTGCGGTGTTGCTACTGGCTTTTATCTATATCAGCCGGGATACTAACTTAAATCTGACGGGTAACAGTATACCTGATAAAAAATACCTGGCCGTACTGCCCATAGAAAATATCGGGGAGGATCCCGATCTGCAGGTGCTCAGTGTTGGTTTGGCGGAAACCTTTTCTTATCGACTTTCAGAACTGGAAAAGTATGAGGAGTCATACTGGGTTACTCCGGCCGGTGAAATCAGGAAGGAGAATGTGAGGAGTGCCACACAGGCTCATAAAATATTCGGTGTGAATCTTGCCATCTCGTCCACGATTCAAGCCTTTGGAGATTCCACTCGTCTCATTCTTGAACTTGTGGATGCTGATAACATCCGAAGGCTTGAAACCGTACAGATAGTAGTCGCCTCGGAGAATCTGGCTTCGCTTGAAAAAGATGGCATCAAGGCTATGCTTGCGATGCTGGATATACAAATCAATCCGGAAATCAATCAGACTATCAACCAGGGAGATACGTCCGACCCGGAAGCTTATGAGTATTACTTAAGGGGAAGAGCTGCTTTGCAAATGTACAATTCACCCGACAGCCTTAAACAGGCGGTCGAGCTATTTAAAAAATCAATTGCTCTGGATCCTGAATTTACACTAGGCTATTCTGGTCTCGGTGAATCCTATTGGCGTCTTTACCAGGATACGGGAGAAGTACCCTACGTTAGTCAGGCAGAAGATGCTCTGAATGAGGCTCTTGAACTAAATGAAAACCTGGCCCAGGTCCAGATGCTGCTTGGCCTTCTTAAATCAGGAACGGGGAACTACAGGGAAGCAGAGAAGATATTTGAAAAAGCTCTTGAAATGGATCCAAAACACACGCCGGCTCTGCGTGGTCTTGCCGGTGTATATGCAGAAATGGGAGATCCGAAAAAGGCTGTGGAAACTTACCGAAAGGCCATAGACCTAAAACCTGAGTATTGGGAGGGGCATAAAGGGTTAGCCATACACTATCTCAGTACCGGCGATTTTGAAAATGCGATTAAGGAGTTCACAATGGTAACCCGACTTACTCCTGACAATAGCTCGGCTTATTCCAATTTGGGTGCAGCCTACTTATATAACGGTGAAAATGATCGGGCCAGGGAAATGTTTGTTAAATCCATGTCACTGGAGAAGAATTCAGCAGCTGCCAATAATCTTGCTTATCTTTACTTTACCGGGGGTAAGTATCAACAAGCTGCCGAAATGTATGAGGTAGTTTTGCAGGATTATCCCAACAGGTACCAGTATTGGGGTAACCTGGCAGTAGCCTATGAGTACAGCGGGGAGGAGAAGAAGTCGGAAGAGGCCTACTTGACTGCTATAGACAGGGCCAAGGATCAGTTGGAGGTAAATCCCAGAAACGCGGAAGTGTTGGCTGATCTGGGTGCCTATTATTCTGATGTTAAAGATACTACACAATCCCTTGAATTTATGAGACGTGCTTTAAATGTGGATTCGGAAAACATCATGGTCAGGGAGCGGGCGGTTTCTACTTACGAGAGCCTTGGCATGCGAGAGGAGGCCTTGAAATGGATTAATGCATCTATCATCACAACTATTGAAACACAGCCTGAGCTACAGGATTTAATCAAGGACCCAAGATTTCGGGAGCTTGCTGAAAAGTTCAAGGAATGA
- a CDS encoding cell division protein FtsX, which translates to MSLGYVIKEGIAGLKRARLASFTSTFSLFVAVLLLGILGRVAYNAYEVAQSLQKSIDVEVFLEDLDQRTTDELRSRLADQEMVQDLTYISKDSAAAIFKEEFGSGGSSLAELKFLPASFKLKISPDADIQRVDSLVTAIGEYRGVDEVEFNQQLLDLMQTRFRTVAIAGSGIGILILLVSLILVFNTIRLTIYAKRGLIKAMKLVGATNSFIRRPFVVEGILQGLAAGTLATALTFVIFQYVLPEYIPQFGILSWPFGRWYYLSGAMILLAIMMGYWGSQWAARKFIRETSISE; encoded by the coding sequence ATGAGCTTAGGTTATGTTATCAAAGAAGGAATAGCGGGGCTCAAAAGAGCCAGGCTTGCCTCATTTACATCAACGTTCTCACTTTTTGTTGCCGTTTTGCTGCTGGGGATATTGGGCAGGGTAGCCTATAACGCTTATGAAGTGGCGCAATCGCTACAAAAATCCATCGACGTAGAGGTATTTCTGGAGGATCTTGACCAACGAACTACCGACGAGTTGCGTAGCCGGCTTGCCGACCAGGAGATGGTTCAAGACCTGACCTACATATCAAAAGACAGTGCTGCGGCAATATTCAAGGAGGAATTCGGGTCGGGTGGATCATCCCTTGCTGAGCTGAAGTTTTTACCGGCCTCTTTTAAACTTAAGATTAGTCCTGATGCTGATATCCAACGAGTTGATTCACTGGTGACGGCGATCGGGGAGTACCGCGGAGTTGATGAGGTCGAATTTAATCAGCAGCTGCTCGATTTAATGCAAACTCGATTCAGAACCGTTGCCATTGCCGGTTCAGGTATAGGTATTCTGATACTGCTCGTCTCGCTCATTCTGGTATTTAATACCATACGTCTTACCATTTATGCCAAGCGTGGATTGATCAAAGCAATGAAGCTGGTTGGAGCTACCAACAGCTTTATTAGGCGTCCCTTCGTTGTTGAAGGCATCTTGCAGGGGCTTGCTGCAGGCACTCTGGCTACCGCACTTACCTTCGTTATCTTCCAGTATGTATTACCCGAATACATACCACAATTCGGCATTCTTAGCTGGCCGTTCGGACGGTGGTATTATCTCAGCGGGGCCATGATATTACTGGCCATCATGATGGGTTACTGGGGCAGCCAGTGGGCAGCGCGAAAGTTTATCAGGGAGACATCTATATCGGAATAA
- a CDS encoding competence/damage-inducible protein A, translating into MTGIIISIGNELLIGDTVNTNASWLGKFLVDQGIEVIRIHTISDDLSIVRDTINESLEAADIVISTGGLGPTHDDVTKKAVAMLFNAEMTVHKPTLGFIKKIFEKRNIPFSKSNYEQAEVPDNAEVLFNKQGTAPGLWFEERDSLLAVLPGVPYEMKELVNHKVKPKLEAITGGNEKRYSRYLLTSGVGESTLSDNVVGNLEPFLNDNLSVAYLPSPQGTRIRISGYGHSEEEVEEHMKPVIDHILEKASYLIVGEGKELTLGEALGNLLREKKLTLAIAESCTGGQIADSVTNIPGSSDYFLGGMVTYSNKAKVQLLDVSENDLERYGAVSKQVALQMARAAASSFGADIGISTTGIAGPGGSTEEKPVGTVWVGFWSKDDYFAVKALFTNDRLINKERSSAVALEIIRRKILGYEKLPYDLKPQYTDA; encoded by the coding sequence ATGACCGGCATAATTATAAGTATTGGCAATGAATTGCTTATCGGTGATACAGTTAATACCAATGCAAGTTGGCTGGGTAAGTTTTTGGTCGATCAGGGTATTGAAGTGATCCGTATTCATACCATAAGCGATGATCTATCGATAGTCAGGGATACCATAAATGAGAGTCTCGAAGCGGCCGATATCGTCATAAGTACGGGAGGTCTGGGGCCGACGCACGATGATGTTACCAAAAAGGCGGTTGCGATGCTGTTTAATGCAGAAATGACGGTTCATAAACCGACACTTGGATTTATAAAAAAGATCTTTGAAAAGAGGAATATCCCTTTCAGCAAATCCAATTATGAACAGGCGGAAGTTCCCGATAATGCCGAAGTGCTGTTCAATAAACAAGGGACGGCCCCGGGACTTTGGTTCGAAGAACGAGATTCTTTACTGGCCGTTCTGCCCGGCGTACCCTATGAGATGAAAGAGCTGGTTAACCATAAAGTTAAACCCAAACTGGAAGCAATAACCGGTGGTAATGAGAAAAGATACTCGCGCTATCTGTTGACGTCCGGGGTGGGCGAGAGTACTTTGAGCGACAATGTCGTCGGGAATCTCGAACCTTTTCTGAACGACAATCTTTCGGTTGCCTACCTTCCGAGTCCGCAGGGAACCCGTATCCGTATCAGCGGCTATGGCCATTCCGAGGAAGAGGTAGAAGAGCATATGAAACCTGTAATAGATCATATTCTGGAAAAGGCTTCATATCTCATAGTCGGTGAGGGGAAAGAACTGACGCTAGGTGAAGCACTTGGCAACCTGCTACGAGAAAAAAAACTTACACTCGCCATTGCCGAAAGTTGTACCGGCGGACAGATAGCTGATAGTGTTACCAATATTCCAGGCAGTAGCGACTATTTTCTGGGAGGTATGGTAACCTATTCCAACAAAGCCAAAGTACAATTACTGGATGTGAGTGAAAATGATCTTGAACGATATGGAGCCGTCAGTAAACAGGTGGCTTTACAAATGGCTAGGGCAGCTGCCTCAAGTTTCGGTGCCGATATCGGTATATCCACCACCGGTATTGCAGGACCGGGTGGAAGCACCGAGGAGAAACCGGTGGGAACTGTATGGGTGGGTTTCTGGTCAAAGGATGATTATTTTGCTGTCAAGGCTCTTTTTACAAACGACCGGCTGATCAATAAAGAACGCAGTTCGGCTGTTGCCCTGGAAATTATTCGCAGAAAGATTCTGGGATATGAGAAACTTCCCTATGATTTAAAGCCCCAATATACCGATGCCTAA
- a CDS encoding Fur family transcriptional regulator — MAHPAKEETIDLVKEIFRSHLKEHNQRQTPERFMVLEEIYRADGHFDADDIFFNMKDTGSRVSRATVYNTLDLLVECNLVQRHQFGKNQYYYERAYAYQQHDHIICKECGAVLEFCDPRIQEIKTMMEKIHDFNITGHSLHFFGACEDIENCTRREEIQKKQRAKVN, encoded by the coding sequence ATGGCACACCCTGCAAAAGAAGAAACAATTGACCTGGTTAAAGAAATTTTCCGTTCACACCTGAAGGAACACAACCAGCGACAAACTCCCGAACGATTTATGGTATTGGAGGAGATTTATCGTGCTGACGGGCACTTCGACGCCGATGACATCTTTTTCAATATGAAAGATACAGGGTCAAGGGTTTCGCGTGCCACTGTCTATAATACGCTTGACCTGTTGGTTGAATGCAACCTGGTACAACGTCACCAGTTCGGCAAGAACCAGTATTATTACGAACGTGCTTATGCCTACCAACAGCATGATCATATCATTTGCAAGGAGTGCGGCGCTGTTCTTGAGTTCTGTGATCCCAGGATACAGGAGATTAAAACCATGATGGAGAAGATTCATGACTTCAATATCACCGGACACTCACTTCACTTCTTTGGGGCATGCGAAGATATCGAAAATTGTACCCGCCGGGAGGAGATTCAGAAAAAACAGCGAGCCAAGGTTAATTGA
- a CDS encoding putative porin, whose amino-acid sequence MAQVDSSATDSIAVDTTGMGVGIDAVTDTTRSDSVASDSVESVFKVVPWKYHRSLGSELTSSDSTLRWQIWPDWTYKTNRDPGVISYRLGTIERNNAFLIDAQEPRYQRLSWEGMNLNDPVSGSVYWNLIPTHKINSFYSEDNGLFYDTNFYLRQYYLNRPLTKLNYEESKFDYRSLEFLVSQNFSQKTNVELSYWDRRAGGEYGNSNVAGRQIYARVFHQLDHRQSLKLKFLSNKYTAGEPFGYVIPEPENFPFDRFIASANESRAESVVKASNFSMSYYRRGRDTTAVTDNFHTGLFYNNRGRELEYSADSTSYQIQSFGGSTRKWLELNPLSLEGGVTYEIFKNKNRSSSNLDQGTWSLFEADGSAVFKPIDFFEVNGEAAYGYRSDGFDSYRVEAGAGLYVGDAITLEVKASSGTIMPTPQQLYWNSTEYRGDAALVNEEVEEVMARLSLRPFDTIEIGVKGQVKELKNSIMVGTDSSFYNSPDYRSLAVTPYFNFENTFLELSGSATYQQFENSSSQLFLNENERVWLKGSLYVKGYLFDRATYVKAGFSGMMSPFRYQAADYNPVLDFWQPLSDDSLLPVFNRLDFDLSARVRTIMILLRWENILDDVTQRGYFETAGYPMSQRRFIFGIRTFFRN is encoded by the coding sequence ATGGCACAAGTAGATAGCAGCGCTACAGATTCTATAGCGGTTGATACAACCGGTATGGGGGTAGGTATAGACGCAGTTACAGATACGACACGCAGCGATTCGGTTGCCTCCGATTCTGTGGAAAGCGTATTCAAAGTAGTACCCTGGAAGTATCACCGTTCGCTAGGCTCGGAACTGACAAGTTCAGACAGCACGTTGAGATGGCAGATCTGGCCCGACTGGACCTACAAGACAAATCGTGACCCCGGGGTAATATCTTATCGTCTCGGTACCATCGAGCGAAACAACGCTTTTTTGATTGATGCTCAAGAGCCTCGCTATCAGCGATTAAGCTGGGAGGGTATGAATTTAAATGATCCGGTCAGCGGCTCGGTATACTGGAACTTAATACCAACCCATAAAATCAACTCATTCTACAGCGAGGATAACGGTCTCTTTTACGATACCAATTTTTACCTGAGGCAGTACTATCTGAACCGCCCTTTGACCAAGCTCAACTATGAAGAGAGTAAATTCGATTATCGCAGTCTTGAATTTTTGGTAAGCCAGAACTTCTCGCAGAAGACTAATGTAGAGCTCAGTTACTGGGATCGCCGGGCAGGAGGGGAATATGGTAATTCCAATGTAGCAGGCAGACAGATTTATGCTCGTGTATTCCACCAGCTGGATCACCGGCAGTCGCTGAAGCTGAAATTTCTTAGTAACAAATATACTGCGGGAGAGCCTTTTGGATATGTAATACCTGAACCGGAAAACTTTCCCTTCGACCGCTTCATCGCCAGTGCCAACGAATCGCGTGCAGAATCGGTTGTCAAAGCCTCTAACTTCTCAATGAGTTATTACCGGCGCGGCAGGGATACCACTGCGGTTACCGATAACTTTCACACGGGTTTGTTTTATAATAACAGGGGACGTGAATTGGAATATTCGGCAGATTCTACCTCATACCAGATACAGTCTTTCGGTGGAAGTACCAGGAAATGGCTTGAGCTGAACCCCTTATCCCTGGAAGGTGGTGTTACCTACGAAATTTTTAAAAATAAGAACCGGTCAAGTTCAAACCTGGATCAGGGTACCTGGAGTCTTTTTGAGGCGGATGGATCGGCAGTTTTTAAACCGATTGATTTCTTCGAGGTAAACGGCGAAGCCGCATACGGCTATAGATCAGATGGATTCGACTCGTACCGGGTTGAGGCAGGTGCCGGTCTTTACGTAGGTGATGCCATTACGCTTGAGGTAAAAGCATCCAGCGGAACGATTATGCCTACTCCCCAACAATTATATTGGAATTCGACAGAATACCGTGGCGATGCTGCTTTGGTCAACGAGGAAGTAGAGGAGGTGATGGCTCGCCTGAGCCTGAGACCTTTTGATACCATTGAAATAGGTGTAAAAGGTCAGGTAAAGGAGTTGAAGAACAGTATTATGGTAGGTACTGACAGCAGCTTTTATAATTCACCGGATTATAGATCGCTGGCGGTGACACCATATTTTAACTTTGAGAACACTTTTTTAGAACTTTCGGGGTCTGCCACTTACCAGCAATTTGAAAATAGCTCTTCTCAGCTCTTTTTGAATGAGAATGAAAGAGTTTGGTTGAAAGGAAGTCTGTATGTTAAGGGATATTTGTTTGACAGGGCTACCTATGTCAAAGCCGGTTTTTCCGGAATGATGTCACCGTTTCGTTATCAGGCGGCAGATTATAACCCTGTGCTAGACTTCTGGCAGCCTTTGAGTGACGATTCATTGCTGCCGGTTTTCAATCGTCTTGACTTTGATCTTTCTGCCCGGGTACGTACCATAATGATTCTACTGCGATGGGAAAATATACTGGATGATGTCACCCAGCGCGGTTATTTTGAGACAGCCGGTTACCCAATGAGCCAGAGAAGATTTATCTTCGGTATTCGTACATTTTTTAGAAATTAA
- a CDS encoding STAS/SEC14 domain-containing protein — protein sequence MVELIDFQRGNVVGIKIDGKLTEEEFDKIASFCEDKLKEFQNIRLYAELESYGGMSPKAVLKDIKFGIKHWKQIEKEAIITDQQWMQKVAEAADKLFPNVEVKAFPFEESKWARKWISE from the coding sequence ATGGTCGAATTGATAGACTTTCAACGTGGTAACGTCGTAGGAATAAAAATTGACGGAAAGCTGACAGAAGAAGAGTTTGATAAAATTGCCTCTTTCTGTGAAGACAAGCTAAAAGAGTTTCAAAATATCCGGTTGTATGCCGAATTGGAATCATACGGTGGCATGTCTCCAAAAGCCGTGCTGAAAGATATCAAGTTTGGCATCAAGCACTGGAAACAGATTGAAAAAGAGGCCATTATTACCGACCAGCAGTGGATGCAAAAAGTAGCTGAAGCAGCCGATAAATTATTTCCAAATGTTGAGGTGAAGGCCTTCCCTTTTGAGGAGAGCAAGTGGGCTAGGAAGTGGATTTCAGAATGA